A single region of the Nocardioides sp. W7 genome encodes:
- a CDS encoding DUF1272 domain-containing protein: MLELRPNCECCDKDLPPDAPDAMICTYECTWCRDCVETVLLGTCPNCGGNLVPRPVRPAAKLVQDPASTVRVLAQACGARA; encoded by the coding sequence ATGCTGGAGCTGCGACCCAACTGCGAGTGCTGTGACAAGGATCTGCCGCCGGACGCGCCCGACGCGATGATCTGCACCTACGAGTGCACCTGGTGCCGCGACTGCGTGGAGACCGTCCTGCTCGGGACCTGCCCCAACTGCGGCGGCAACCTGGTCCCGCGTCCGGTCCGGCCGGCGGCGAAGCTGGTGCAGGACCCCGCCTCGACCGTGCGGGTCCTGGCCCAGGCCTGCGGTGCCCGGGCATGA
- a CDS encoding DNA-3-methyladenine glycosylase I, with translation MGPVTGEDGVTRCPWAGGPGVMRDYHDTEWGNRVHGESAYLERLTLEAFQSGLSWSTILNKRESFRAAFAGFDAEAIAAFDDADRARLMADAGIVRNRLKVDAAITNATATVALRERGGLEAFVLSFAPDAPPAWADTAEMATTSEESKALSKGLKKVGFAFVGPTTMYALMEAIGVFDPHLVGCHRRGASA, from the coding sequence ATGGGACCTGTGACCGGCGAGGACGGCGTGACGCGATGCCCCTGGGCGGGCGGCCCGGGCGTGATGCGCGACTACCACGACACCGAGTGGGGCAACCGCGTCCACGGTGAGTCGGCCTACCTGGAGCGGCTGACCCTGGAGGCGTTCCAGTCCGGGCTGTCCTGGTCGACGATCCTCAACAAGCGCGAGAGCTTCCGGGCGGCGTTCGCCGGCTTCGACGCCGAGGCGATCGCGGCCTTCGACGACGCCGACCGGGCCCGGCTGATGGCCGACGCGGGCATCGTCCGCAACCGGCTGAAGGTCGACGCCGCGATCACCAACGCCACCGCCACGGTGGCGTTGCGCGAGCGGGGCGGACTCGAGGCGTTCGTGCTCTCCTTCGCCCCCGACGCTCCGCCGGCCTGGGCCGACACCGCCGAGATGGCGACCACCTCCGAGGAGTCGAAGGCACTGTCGAAGGGGCTGAAGAAGGTCGGCTTCGCCTTCGTCGGCCCGACCACGATGTACGCGCTGATGGAGGCGATCGGCGTCTTCGACCCGCACCTCGTCGGCTGCCACCGGCGGGGTGCCTCCGCCTGA
- a CDS encoding pirin family protein produces the protein MTNPERDPAVLTCEAHVTSAVEIMTPRDVPLGGPRAMGVRRTLPQRGRSLIGAWCFLDHYGPDDVAETGGMKVAPHPHTGLQTVSWLFTGEIEHRDSAGNHAMVRPGEVNLMTAGHGISHSEVSTAATTTLHGAQLWVALPDAARDTAATFAHHAPSPITGPGFEARVFLGSLLGDTSPVSTFTPLLGAELLLDPGASVTLDVDASYEHGVLVDTGSLTVAGVEVAKDELAYVPPGANHLELRAGASAVRLLLLGGPPFGEAIVMWWNFVGRSHDEIVGFREQWQAQILDAGGSPVDPDDAGGLHEGGSRERVVPDGQLVREGRFGIVAGDHLAPIPAPPLPNARLRERR, from the coding sequence ATGACCAACCCCGAGCGCGACCCCGCCGTCCTCACCTGCGAGGCGCACGTGACGTCGGCGGTCGAGATCATGACGCCACGGGACGTACCCCTGGGCGGCCCCCGCGCGATGGGCGTACGACGCACGCTGCCCCAGCGCGGCCGCTCGCTGATCGGCGCCTGGTGCTTCCTGGACCACTACGGGCCCGACGACGTCGCGGAGACCGGCGGTATGAAGGTGGCCCCGCATCCGCACACCGGTCTGCAGACGGTCAGCTGGCTGTTCACCGGCGAGATCGAGCACCGCGACAGCGCGGGCAACCACGCCATGGTCCGCCCCGGCGAGGTGAACCTGATGACCGCCGGCCACGGCATCAGCCACTCCGAGGTCTCCACCGCGGCCACCACGACGCTGCACGGCGCGCAGCTGTGGGTGGCGCTGCCCGACGCCGCGCGCGACACGGCAGCGACGTTCGCCCACCACGCGCCGTCGCCGATCACCGGTCCGGGCTTCGAGGCGCGGGTCTTCCTCGGCTCCCTGCTCGGCGACACCTCGCCGGTGTCCACCTTCACCCCGCTGCTGGGGGCCGAGCTGCTGCTCGATCCGGGCGCCTCGGTCACGCTCGACGTCGACGCGTCGTACGAGCACGGCGTTCTGGTCGACACCGGCTCCCTTACCGTCGCCGGGGTCGAGGTGGCGAAGGACGAGCTCGCCTACGTCCCGCCGGGCGCCAACCACCTGGAGCTGCGGGCCGGCGCGTCCGCCGTACGTCTGCTGCTCCTGGGCGGGCCGCCGTTCGGCGAGGCGATCGTGATGTGGTGGAACTTCGTCGGCCGCAGCCACGACGAGATCGTCGGCTTTCGTGAGCAGTGGCAGGCCCAGATCCTCGACGCCGGCGGGTCACCGGTCGATCCCGACGACGCCGGCGGCCTCCACGAGGGTGGCTCCCGCGAGCGCGTGGTGCCGGACGGTCAGCTGGTGCGCGAGGGTCGCTTCGGCATCGTCGCCGGTGACCACCTGGCCCCCATCCCGGCCCCGCCCCTGCCCAACGCCCGGCTCCGCGAGCGCCGCTAG
- a CDS encoding UDP-N-acetylmuramate dehydrogenase — translation MSELLADHTTLRVGGGAGSYVRATTEDELTGAVTAAEMAGEPVLVLGGGSNLLVADEGFPGTVVEVATSGLTLDVEDDEATCGGVLATVAAGETWDDLVALAAERGWVGVEALSGIPGSVGATPIQNVGAYGQEVAQTIASVRVWDRRLRGVRTFAHADCGFGYRHSRFKAGPDRHVVLAVTFQFRQGSLGAPVAYAELARALGVEPGARAPLADVRDAVLGLRRGKGMVLDEADHDTWSAGSFFTNPVVAPADVPDGAPAWPQPDGGVKTSAAWLIEHAGFAKGYGAGPARLSTKHTLALTNRGSARADDLLALAREVRDGVEERFGIRLVNEPVLVGCQL, via the coding sequence ATGAGCGAGCTCCTCGCCGACCACACCACGCTGCGCGTCGGTGGCGGCGCCGGCAGCTACGTGCGGGCGACGACCGAGGACGAGCTCACCGGGGCCGTGACGGCCGCCGAGATGGCCGGGGAGCCGGTGCTGGTGCTCGGCGGCGGCAGCAACCTCCTGGTCGCCGACGAGGGCTTCCCCGGCACCGTCGTCGAGGTCGCCACCAGCGGTCTCACGCTCGACGTCGAGGACGACGAGGCGACCTGCGGGGGAGTGCTCGCCACCGTCGCCGCCGGCGAGACCTGGGACGACCTGGTGGCGCTGGCCGCCGAGCGCGGTTGGGTGGGCGTCGAGGCCCTCTCCGGGATCCCGGGCTCGGTCGGCGCGACCCCGATCCAGAACGTCGGCGCCTACGGCCAGGAGGTCGCCCAGACGATCGCCTCGGTGCGGGTCTGGGACCGCAGGCTGCGCGGGGTCCGCACCTTCGCCCACGCCGACTGCGGCTTCGGCTACCGGCACAGCCGCTTCAAGGCCGGTCCCGACCGCCACGTCGTGCTCGCGGTCACCTTCCAGTTCCGACAGGGCAGCCTCGGGGCGCCGGTCGCGTACGCCGAGCTGGCCCGCGCCCTCGGGGTCGAGCCGGGCGCTCGCGCGCCGCTGGCCGACGTCCGCGACGCCGTGCTCGGGCTGCGCCGCGGCAAGGGGATGGTCCTCGACGAGGCCGACCACGACACCTGGAGCGCGGGGTCGTTCTTCACCAACCCGGTCGTCGCGCCCGCCGACGTACCCGACGGCGCCCCGGCGTGGCCCCAGCCCGACGGCGGCGTCAAGACCAGCGCGGCCTGGCTGATCGAGCACGCCGGCTTCGCCAAGGGGTACGGCGCGGGGCCGGCGCGGCTGTCGACCAAGCACACCCTCGCGCTGACGAACCGCGGCTCGGCCCGGGCCGACGACCTGCTGGCCCTGGCCCGCGAGGTGCGCGACGGGGTCGAGGAGCGGTTCGGCATCCGGCTCGTCAACGAGCCGGTCCTGGTCGGCTGTCAGCTCTAG
- a CDS encoding MaoC family dehydratase N-terminal domain-containing protein, whose amino-acid sequence MPVDASLVGRVFPPTSPYAVSEERVRDFAVATGSSYDGGAAPATFPIVLAFDAMNAFLEAEQLDLFRIVHGEQKFAYERPVMPGDVLTATLSVASLRQIGGNDIIGTTSEITDADGALVCSTSATLVHRGAPA is encoded by the coding sequence ATGCCAGTCGATGCCTCCCTCGTCGGGCGGGTCTTCCCCCCGACCAGTCCGTACGCCGTCTCCGAGGAGCGGGTGCGTGACTTCGCCGTCGCCACCGGTTCGTCGTACGACGGGGGCGCCGCACCGGCGACCTTCCCCATCGTGCTCGCCTTCGACGCGATGAACGCCTTCTTGGAGGCCGAGCAGCTCGACCTGTTCCGGATCGTGCACGGGGAGCAGAAGTTCGCCTACGAGCGGCCGGTCATGCCCGGCGACGTCCTCACCGCGACGCTGAGCGTCGCCTCACTGCGCCAGATCGGCGGCAACGACATCATCGGCACCACCTCGGAGATCACCGACGCCGACGGCGCGCTGGTCTGCTCGACCAGCGCCACCCTCGTCCACCGGGGGGCCCCGGCATGA
- a CDS encoding alpha/beta hydrolase yields the protein MVSWQLSGVAALMRATRKRRFLTAEGGHAMLARAKGSPAPPASLTRWTSVSTRTVAGFDVHRVARPGARPDLPVVIYLHGGAYVSEIASQHWSLVGRLARELDVEVWVPVYGLAPAHDATAAHELVGALLEALYAGGRSCWLAGDSAGGGLALAAAQEAVARGRSTVRGLTLIAPWLDLGMRNPEVDALEPHDPWLARAALRPIADAWAGGLSLDDPRVSPLFGAVAGLPPVDLWVGTHDITLPDCRLLRDRLAGVVPVDFHELPGGLHVVPLLPVPEGEQARRRIVARIGLGLQE from the coding sequence GTGGTGTCCTGGCAGCTGAGCGGCGTGGCGGCGCTGATGCGCGCCACCCGCAAACGAAGGTTCCTGACGGCCGAGGGCGGTCACGCGATGCTCGCGCGAGCCAAGGGGTCCCCCGCTCCCCCGGCCTCGCTGACCCGCTGGACCTCCGTGTCGACCCGGACGGTGGCCGGCTTCGACGTGCACCGGGTCGCCCGGCCCGGTGCCCGCCCCGACCTGCCGGTCGTGATCTACCTGCACGGCGGCGCCTACGTGAGCGAGATCGCGTCGCAGCACTGGTCGCTGGTCGGACGCCTGGCCCGCGAGCTCGACGTGGAGGTGTGGGTGCCGGTCTACGGCCTCGCTCCCGCACATGACGCGACCGCGGCGCACGAGCTGGTCGGGGCCCTCCTGGAGGCGCTGTACGCCGGCGGCCGCTCCTGCTGGCTGGCCGGCGACTCGGCCGGGGGCGGCCTGGCCCTCGCCGCGGCCCAGGAGGCCGTGGCTCGCGGGCGCTCGACGGTGCGCGGGCTGACGCTGATCGCCCCGTGGCTCGACCTGGGGATGCGCAACCCCGAGGTCGACGCGCTGGAGCCGCACGACCCGTGGCTCGCGCGGGCGGCCCTCCGACCGATCGCCGACGCGTGGGCCGGCGGCCTGTCGCTGGACGACCCGCGGGTGAGTCCGCTGTTCGGCGCGGTCGCCGGCCTGCCGCCCGTGGACCTCTGGGTCGGCACCCACGACATCACGCTGCCCGACTGCCGGCTGCTGCGCGACCGGCTGGCCGGGGTGGTGCCGGTGGACTTCCACGAGCTGCCGGGCGGGCTGCACGTCGTACCCCTGCTGCCCGTGCCGGAGGGCGAGCAGGCCCGGCGGCGGATCGTGGCCCGGATCGGTCTCGGGCTACAGGAGTAG
- the rpmG gene encoding 50S ribosomal protein L33, whose product MASKSSDVRPKITLACVECKERNYITKKNRRNDPDRLELAKFCPRCRTHQAHRETR is encoded by the coding sequence GTGGCCAGCAAGAGCTCCGACGTTCGCCCCAAGATCACTCTCGCGTGCGTTGAGTGCAAGGAGCGCAACTACATCACCAAGAAGAACCGGCGCAACGACCCCGATCGTCTGGAGCTGGCGAAGTTCTGCCCGCGCTGCCGCACGCACCAGGCGCACCGCGAGACCCGCTGA
- a CDS encoding MaoC/PaaZ C-terminal domain-containing protein, whose product MSLATQHYEITRADLVAYAAASGDQNPIHQDEEVARSVGLPGVIAHGMYTMALTARAVATWFPGAEVVSLGCKFTNPVVVPAEGAVAIEVAGEVKASEDGLTTLALTVTCDGQKVLGMPKAVVRA is encoded by the coding sequence ATGAGCCTGGCGACCCAGCACTACGAGATCACCCGCGCCGACCTGGTGGCCTACGCGGCCGCGAGCGGTGACCAGAACCCGATCCACCAGGACGAGGAGGTCGCGCGCAGCGTCGGCCTGCCGGGTGTGATCGCGCACGGGATGTACACGATGGCGCTGACCGCCCGCGCGGTCGCGACCTGGTTCCCCGGAGCCGAGGTGGTCAGCCTGGGCTGCAAGTTCACCAACCCGGTCGTGGTGCCCGCGGAGGGCGCCGTCGCGATCGAGGTCGCGGGCGAGGTCAAGGCGAGCGAGGACGGGCTGACCACCCTCGCGCTCACGGTCACCTGCGACGGCCAGAAGGTCCTGGGCATGCCCAAGGCCGTCGTCCGCGCATGA
- a CDS encoding LrgB family protein, with protein MSWLLESPLFFLGLTLLAYQVGRAVHARTGGHAVAQPVLVAVVLMGAALLLLDVDVADYRDGTELLTFWLGPATVALAVPLHRQASRLRGLLGPLLVAVPLGAAVSVGSAVLLTRVLGGGELLERTLAPKAATTPVSIALSEANGGLPELTAALTIVAGILGAVAGPAVLTLLRVRARAARGIALGAVSHGIGTSRALAEDRTGGAFSGLSMGLTALATSLVLPLVLALLL; from the coding sequence ATGAGCTGGCTGCTGGAGTCCCCGCTCTTCTTCCTGGGGCTGACCCTGCTGGCCTACCAGGTCGGCCGGGCGGTGCACGCGCGCACCGGCGGACATGCGGTCGCCCAGCCGGTGCTGGTCGCGGTGGTGCTGATGGGGGCGGCCCTGCTGCTCCTCGACGTGGACGTGGCGGACTACCGCGACGGCACCGAGCTGCTGACCTTCTGGCTGGGTCCGGCCACGGTCGCGCTCGCGGTGCCGCTGCACCGGCAGGCGAGCCGGCTGCGGGGACTGCTGGGGCCGCTGCTGGTCGCCGTACCCCTCGGTGCGGCGGTCAGCGTCGGCTCGGCGGTGCTGCTCACCCGGGTCCTCGGCGGCGGCGAGCTCCTCGAGCGCACCCTCGCCCCGAAGGCCGCGACCACCCCGGTCTCCATCGCCCTGTCGGAGGCGAACGGCGGGCTCCCGGAGCTGACCGCCGCACTCACGATCGTCGCGGGCATCCTCGGCGCCGTCGCGGGTCCGGCCGTGCTGACCCTGCTGCGCGTCCGGGCCCGCGCCGCCCGCGGCATCGCCCTGGGCGCGGTCTCGCACGGCATCGGCACCTCCCGCGCGCTGGCCGAGGACCGCACCGGGGGCGCGTTCTCCGGCCTCTCGATGGGCCTCACGGCCCTCGCGACCAGCCTGGTGCTCCCGCTGGTCCTCGCGCTACTCCTGTAG
- a CDS encoding amidase, whose translation MAGMPRVHAFRDDALGDLDAVGLVAALHAGRVSVPEAVDAAISRVEDVDPTLGAVAYVAFDRARAQARDPRGGFFSGVPTFVKDNVDVQHLPTQHGTDAFEARPQPRDGDLARMFLATGLLPLGKTRLSEYGFSAAAEHPRLGPVRSPWSTEHSAGASSAGSAALVAAGAVPIAHANDGGGSIRIPAAVNGLVGLKPTRDRLPQDALTRQMPIRLVSDGVLTRSVRDTAAFLREAEKVYRALHLPPVGDITRPVRGRLRIAVNTQGVGAGASPEVANLTLKVAAQLEELGHVVEEVAAPADPRFPDDFVLYWSLLALAIVRTGRRTNGRSWDPDRLDNLTRGLARNGLRNLHRVPAAIRRLNRAKPAGGALHERWDVVLTPTLGTETPRVGHLDPTQEYDVVMGRLMEWVAFTPWQNVTGEPAVSLPLATTAAGLPLGMMFGAAAGREATLLELAYELEEAFPFARITAPEHQD comes from the coding sequence ATGGCTGGCATGCCCCGCGTGCACGCCTTCCGTGACGACGCCCTCGGCGATCTCGACGCCGTCGGCCTGGTCGCCGCCCTCCATGCCGGCCGAGTGTCGGTCCCCGAGGCGGTGGACGCCGCCATCTCCCGGGTCGAGGACGTGGACCCGACGCTGGGTGCGGTGGCGTACGTCGCCTTCGACCGGGCCCGAGCGCAGGCGCGCGACCCCCGGGGCGGGTTCTTCTCCGGCGTTCCGACGTTCGTGAAGGACAACGTCGACGTCCAGCACCTCCCGACCCAGCACGGCACCGACGCGTTCGAGGCCCGGCCGCAGCCCCGCGACGGCGACCTGGCCCGGATGTTCCTCGCGACCGGTCTGCTGCCCCTCGGGAAGACCCGGCTCTCCGAGTACGGCTTCAGCGCCGCCGCCGAGCACCCCCGGCTCGGCCCGGTCCGCTCACCCTGGTCGACCGAGCACAGCGCCGGTGCGTCCTCGGCCGGTTCGGCCGCGCTCGTGGCGGCGGGGGCCGTGCCGATCGCGCACGCCAACGACGGCGGCGGCTCGATCCGGATCCCGGCCGCGGTCAACGGCCTGGTCGGTCTCAAGCCGACCCGCGACCGGCTGCCGCAGGACGCGCTGACCCGGCAGATGCCGATCCGGCTCGTCTCCGACGGCGTGCTCACCCGCTCGGTGCGGGACACGGCGGCGTTCCTGCGCGAGGCCGAGAAGGTCTACCGGGCGCTGCACCTGCCGCCCGTGGGCGACATCACGCGGCCGGTCCGCGGCCGGCTCCGGATCGCCGTGAACACCCAGGGCGTCGGCGCCGGTGCGAGCCCGGAGGTGGCCAATCTCACGCTGAAGGTCGCCGCGCAGCTCGAGGAGCTCGGCCACGTGGTCGAGGAGGTCGCGGCGCCCGCCGACCCCCGGTTCCCCGACGACTTCGTCCTCTACTGGTCCCTGCTGGCGCTGGCCATCGTGCGCACCGGACGCCGGACCAACGGCCGGTCCTGGGACCCCGACCGGCTCGACAACCTCACCCGCGGCCTGGCCCGGAACGGGCTGCGCAACCTGCACCGCGTGCCCGCGGCGATCCGCCGCCTCAACCGGGCCAAGCCGGCCGGCGGCGCCCTCCACGAGCGCTGGGACGTCGTGCTGACCCCCACCCTCGGCACCGAGACGCCGCGGGTCGGGCACCTCGACCCGACCCAGGAGTACGACGTCGTGATGGGCCGCCTCATGGAGTGGGTGGCCTTCACCCCGTGGCAGAACGTCACCGGCGAACCGGCGGTCTCGCTGCCCCTCGCGACCACCGCCGCGGGGCTCCCGCTGGGGATGATGTTCGGCGCCGCAGCGGGTCGCGAGGCGACCCTGCTGGAGCTCGCCTACGAGCTCGAAGAGGCCTTCCCGTTCGCCCGGATCACGGCCCCGGAGCACCAGGACTGA
- a CDS encoding CidA/LrgA family protein — MITGLTWLLGCQLVGEVLVRATDAPVPGPVVGMVVLFAVLQVRRPADDSGVVRTSDALLRHLQLLFVPAGAGVVGYLALIRDDALPIAVALAGSWVLGLAVVGWTVTLLARGRG; from the coding sequence GTGATCACCGGACTGACGTGGCTGCTGGGCTGCCAGCTCGTGGGGGAGGTGCTGGTGCGGGCGACCGACGCGCCGGTGCCGGGTCCGGTGGTGGGCATGGTGGTGCTCTTCGCCGTCCTGCAGGTACGCCGGCCCGCCGACGACTCGGGCGTCGTACGCACGAGTGACGCCCTGCTCCGGCACCTGCAGCTGCTGTTCGTGCCGGCCGGCGCCGGGGTGGTCGGCTACCTCGCGCTGATCCGCGACGACGCCCTCCCCATCGCGGTGGCGCTCGCCGGGTCCTGGGTCCTCGGGCTCGCCGTCGTGGGCTGGACCGTGACCCTGCTGGCGCGGGGGCGCGGATGA
- a CDS encoding FdhF/YdeP family oxidoreductase, producing MGRRARAQEIDEADVEVGAPADHAAGAKAVAITMKRAIGQMGVTRTARTLTKLNQTDGFDCQGCAWPDPSPDHRHTAEFCENGAKAVADEATRDLIGREFFARHPVAELAEHTDYWLNSQGRVTEPMVLRAGGTHYEPIAWDDAFALMGRHLNAVEPDQAIFYTSGKTSNEAAYLYQLFVRAYGTNNLPDCSNMCHESTSVGLAEVIGIGKGSVSLEDVHQAELIVILGQNPGTNHPRMLSALEEAKGNGATIVAVNPLKEAGLVRFKNPQKVRGVVGSGTGLADRYLQIRSSGDLALLQALGALLIERGAVDRDFVERHTTGFEQYAAALADLDWDKVLRSTGLTRAQIEDTADLLASSSRTVFCWAMGITQHHNAVATVKEIANLAFLQGNIGKPGAGLCPVRGHSNVQGDRTMGIWERPPAHFLDSLQREFGFDPPREDGYDSVAAIRALRDGDAKVFVAMGGNFVSAAPDTSVTEDALRAADLTVHVSTKLNRSHVVHGREALILPALGRSEKDLTGGRPQKVSVEDSMSAVHTSQGPLKPASEHLRSEVDIVCSLAEATLGDRHGIDWAAFRADYSEVRRSIARVVPGCAAYDEKASQPGGFVLPHPPRDTRTFPTKADRAIFTASPLEVLEVPPGKLVLQTIRSHDQFNTTIYGLSDRYRGIENGRRVVFVHPDDITSLGFAEGDLVDIVSEWEDGSVRQVPTFRVVAYDQPRGCAAAYYPETNPLIALDHTAAGSNQPAYKSIIVRLERSDGGGTGVISTLAGTYTPAHDRGDEAKRHVEPDQLS from the coding sequence ATGGGTCGACGAGCACGGGCGCAGGAGATCGACGAGGCCGACGTGGAGGTCGGTGCCCCCGCGGACCACGCCGCCGGTGCGAAGGCGGTGGCGATCACCATGAAGCGGGCGATCGGCCAGATGGGCGTCACCCGGACCGCCCGGACGCTGACCAAGCTCAACCAGACCGACGGCTTCGACTGCCAGGGCTGCGCCTGGCCGGACCCCAGCCCGGACCACCGGCACACGGCGGAGTTCTGCGAGAACGGCGCCAAGGCCGTCGCCGACGAGGCGACCCGCGACCTGATCGGGCGGGAGTTCTTCGCCCGGCACCCGGTGGCCGAGCTGGCCGAGCACACCGACTACTGGCTCAACAGCCAGGGCCGGGTGACCGAGCCGATGGTGCTGCGCGCGGGCGGCACCCACTACGAGCCGATCGCCTGGGACGACGCGTTCGCACTGATGGGCCGGCACCTGAACGCGGTCGAGCCGGACCAGGCCATCTTCTACACCTCCGGCAAGACCTCGAACGAGGCCGCCTACCTCTACCAGCTCTTCGTCCGCGCCTACGGCACCAACAACCTGCCGGACTGCTCGAACATGTGCCACGAGTCGACCTCGGTCGGGTTGGCCGAGGTGATCGGCATCGGCAAGGGGTCGGTCTCGCTCGAGGACGTCCACCAGGCCGAGCTGATCGTGATCCTGGGCCAGAACCCCGGCACCAACCACCCCCGGATGCTCTCCGCGCTGGAGGAGGCCAAGGGCAACGGCGCCACGATCGTCGCCGTCAACCCGCTGAAGGAGGCGGGCCTGGTCCGGTTCAAGAACCCCCAGAAGGTGCGGGGCGTCGTCGGGTCCGGCACCGGCCTGGCCGACCGCTACCTGCAGATCCGCAGCAGCGGCGACCTGGCCCTGCTGCAGGCGCTCGGGGCCCTGCTGATCGAGCGTGGCGCGGTGGACCGCGACTTCGTCGAGCGCCACACCACCGGATTCGAGCAGTACGCCGCCGCGCTGGCCGACCTGGACTGGGACAAGGTGCTCCGCTCGACCGGCCTGACCCGCGCGCAGATCGAGGACACCGCGGACCTGCTGGCGTCCTCGTCGCGGACCGTCTTCTGCTGGGCGATGGGCATCACCCAGCACCACAACGCGGTCGCGACGGTCAAGGAGATCGCGAACCTCGCGTTCCTGCAGGGCAACATCGGCAAGCCCGGTGCCGGCCTGTGCCCGGTCCGCGGCCACTCCAACGTGCAGGGCGACCGGACCATGGGCATCTGGGAGCGGCCGCCGGCGCACTTCCTCGACAGCCTGCAGCGCGAGTTCGGCTTCGACCCCCCGCGCGAGGACGGGTACGACTCCGTCGCCGCGATCCGCGCGCTCCGCGACGGCGACGCGAAGGTCTTCGTCGCCATGGGCGGCAACTTCGTCTCCGCCGCCCCCGACACCTCCGTCACCGAGGACGCGCTGCGGGCGGCCGACCTGACCGTGCACGTCTCGACCAAGCTCAACCGCTCCCACGTCGTACACGGCCGCGAGGCCCTGATCCTGCCCGCACTCGGACGCAGCGAGAAGGACCTGACCGGCGGTCGGCCGCAGAAGGTCAGCGTCGAGGACTCGATGTCCGCCGTGCACACCTCGCAGGGGCCGCTGAAGCCGGCGTCGGAGCACCTGCGATCCGAGGTCGACATCGTCTGCTCGCTCGCCGAGGCGACGCTCGGCGACCGGCACGGCATCGACTGGGCGGCGTTCCGTGCCGACTACTCCGAGGTACGCCGCTCGATCGCGCGGGTGGTCCCCGGGTGCGCGGCGTACGACGAGAAGGCGTCGCAGCCCGGCGGGTTCGTGCTGCCGCACCCGCCGCGCGACACCCGGACCTTCCCGACCAAGGCCGACCGCGCCATCTTCACCGCGAGCCCGTTGGAGGTCCTGGAGGTGCCGCCGGGCAAGCTCGTGCTGCAGACGATCCGCTCGCACGACCAGTTCAACACCACGATCTACGGGCTCTCCGACCGCTACCGCGGCATCGAGAACGGCCGCCGGGTGGTCTTCGTGCACCCCGACGACATCACCTCGCTGGGCTTCGCCGAGGGCGACCTGGTCGACATCGTCAGCGAGTGGGAGGACGGCTCGGTGCGGCAGGTGCCGACGTTCCGGGTGGTGGCCTACGACCAGCCGCGCGGGTGTGCCGCGGCGTACTACCCCGAGACCAATCCGCTGATCGCCCTGGACCACACGGCCGCGGGCAGCAACCAGCCGGCGTACAAGTCGATCATCGTGCGTCTGGAGCGCTCCGACGGTGGCGGTACCGGGGTGATCTCCACCCTGGCGGGCACCTACACCCCCGCCCACGACCGAGGCGACGAGGCCAAGCGCCACGTCGAGCCCGACCAGCTCTCCTGA